The genomic stretch AAATGCATTTGCAGCGGCCATGATATCGTTCTCCGATATCCCACTTTTCTTTCCATTAACAACTTGTTTGTAACATCCAACAAATTTTTGAACCAAGCTATTTATTCGATGCCATCGACATTTTAATTGTCCCTTTAACTTTTCCCGCGATTGCCCACGATACTCGTTATAATTGGCAGCGACTCTTACCCAAAAACTCTCAGCCTTTTGATCAACTCCCACAATTGGATCCTTTGAAACATTGAGCCATGATTGGATAAGTAGTATATCCTCATCTCTTATAAAGTGCTCTcgatattttttttaacaacaatccTTTCTTCTTTTTCAGTGCCAACTTGAGTAGAAAATGGTGGAACTTGAGTTGAAAATGGTGGAACTTGAGTAGAAAATGGTGGCATCGGTggaatttgagaattttgaggattaggattttgataattttgcatgAAATTGAACATAGCTTGTTGATAATGAAAATGGTTAGGATCCATTTGACCTAAACAATTGTAATTtgaagtaaaaaaaatgaaaatttgagttaaaatgatgaaattgtgagagagaaatttgaaattgaagagaaaataaaagtgtTGGTAAAATTTGTGTTGgttaatttttttcacaaaactatatttataacaaaaaaataacttaaaaaaaaaaaagtaactaaCCGTTAACAACGGCTACTTTTAATATTAAAAccttaaaatattaaaagaaccGTTGTATAATTGTAATGCGATGGCCAGATGGAGTTATGATGCTAGGAAAAAGTTATCTTCAAATGTTTGCCATGCTGGCAAATCCATGTGAAGAACCACCGCTGAAGGTGGTCTAAGATAGTCCGAAACAATTTTGTCATAAGATTTGTTGATGTCAAGTTTAAGATCTACCTCACCAACTTTATCGCTTGTTATTTACTTCATTTAGTGAACCACTTCAATAGTTTTCATAACATTGTTAATAATAGATCTCCCTGATACAAAAGTTAGTTGGTTATCAAAGATACACTTGtctagaattttttttaagtCGATTAACAAGGAATTTGTATATCAATTGGTACAAcatattgtttttatattttagtcATGATATAAAGTATCAATTTGTTCATGTATAGATAGCACATAAATCAATAAATATTTAtgtagtattttaataaaattagtgAGGGATATGAAATATCTCACAAATTTGTGAGAGAATTGAATTTTGTCACTAATTACATAAGcaagttaaaaaaaaatcaaaacagagagaccaaaagtgtatttaagcttttttaatattattcttatttttacttttattttactatttttattatgtttatattcctcaattttatgtttttcttttttcttaaataaattttaaatttaaataaaaattaagaaaatttcaAAACCTTTTTACGTAAGAAATGTTTGGCTGTATTATCAGAGAGACTGGTTGAATTGTCTTTCATTTAATAAGCCAAAATCCCTTTTTATGCCTAATCAAATTTTAAGGATAAACAAGTTGCCTTGCTTTCTCAAAGTTTTGCAACTAAAATTGGGAAAACCCTCAAAAGAAAAAGTACAAGTGTTAGACAAGTAAATGAGAAATGCAATCATTTATTGAATTGAAGATGTTGATAAATAATAATGAATCAATGATGCTGTAATATTCTTTATTAGAAAACTGCATTATAGCAAACTAACATGCAGTTGATAGTCACCATTAATCCTAGCAAATAAATCTTGTAGATCATGCTTTTTTCGCTGAACCAAACAGACGCATCTTTTCCGCAACCACACCTTTCATAGCTTCCTTTGCAGAAGCCATAACATGAACAAGATCTTTTTGGGGCGTAACGAGAGAGTCCATGTATGCTTGTCTTACTTCAGTGTTCACATTGAACTTTCTAACACCTAGTTTTATGCATTCCTGTCAGGAATCAAGAAGAGCTTACAAGGTTAGCAATATGAACTTTCAAATCTACATTGCTCGTCACAAATAAACGTTACTACACTGTACCTTAACAAGTTCTTCGCCCAAACCCGATGCACCGTGAAGCACTAGAATAACTCCTTTCTTCGAGCTCAAAGCATGCAGCTCCTAAATATCGTAGAATGTCAAAAGTATATTATCACCTTAAGCAAAAGTATGGTTTCGATGGACATTACAAGCAAAAGTATATTATCACCTTAAGCAAATCTAATCTGAGCTTTGGTCCACTTGCCGGGTACTTTCCATGCACATTACCAATACATACTGCCAAAGCATCTATGCCAGTCTCATCAATGAATTTTTCAGCCTGAAATTAATGAGACCGACATTAATAAAAGTAGCAATGTCGAGCAACGAAGAATAATTTGAGATCTTATGTTATAGAGGAGATTATGACCATATTAACATCTGTTAGCTTGGCTTCATACTCTTCGACAGTCAAGCCATCCTCTGTCCCTGACAATCTTCCCAACTCAGCTTCAACAAACATATCTTTTGAGTGAGCCAAtaatgatatgaattttgtgtatgCAACATTTTCATCAAACAAAAGATGTGAACCATCCACCATCATAGAACTGAATCCCTGGAAGTGTTTCATTCAAACATATAATACTTTAGAAAAGTATCGAGATAATAAAGCAACAACTGACCATAAATGCATGCCACATCATCTTTGACATTGAATTTGTGCTGTAGTATGAGCTTATGCGAGTAGAAATGAAAATTACCAGTTCAAGAGCTTCCATAAGATCTTGCTTTGAAGTTCCATGATCAAAGTGAACACCGATGGGCACCTGCTAGAAACATTGGTAGTGAAATATAACAATACACAAACTAAtatttatccaagtctaagtaaAGATCTCCGTGCTCTCCTCACCGATGCAAGATCACTGCAAATCAGATATTGAGTAACATCctcatttattttgttaattgatACTACTTTCTATAGAATCATCCAAAGAATATGAAACATTAGTCTCCGTTTACTTTCTGAAAACATTTCCAGTTcattaatttctattttttttagattGCTAACAAGGAGATGAAAAACTCATATAGTGCTTAACTGTAATAGAGAGATGATGGAAGACACGCTagggaaaaaaattctagaaatgttAGATCTgtcttaaaaaaattgtaaaagaaAATGGTGAGAGACaaactttagttttatttttatatggCGTCCCTTGTTTAATCTTGACAAATAACTTTTCTTACTTAGTAATACTATTTAGATGTCTATTCACTTCAAATAATTTTGCAttcttattaaaaaatgaaaaaagcaaaattaaatgaaataaattaattcaaataatcaTTGCCACTTACACTAGCACGCTCTGCAGCAGAAATGCAACAAGCAACCAAGGGAATTCCTCCTTGCTTCCAAGAACCAGGATGAATCTGAATATAATAGGTTATACAAAATTACTTGAGAAAcaccaattaaaaaaaatcaattttaactcAACTTTACAAAACCAGCTTGTAAGATGGAAATTGGAAATAACTTCAGTTATTCTAATATAATATATcataatatcttataatatcttttaaatATCTTATACTCTAACAATTACTAATATGAAACAATCAATCAACAATGCA from Vicia villosa cultivar HV-30 ecotype Madison, WI linkage group LG4, Vvil1.0, whole genome shotgun sequence encodes the following:
- the LOC131596749 gene encoding glutathione S-transferase T3-like gives rise to the protein MDPNHFHYQQAMFNFMQNYQNPNPQNSQIPPMPPFSTQVPPFSTQVPPFSTQDPIVGVDQKAESFWVRVAANYNEYRGQSREKLKGQLKCRWHRINSLVQKFVGCYKQVVNGKKSGISENDIMAAANAFFAQDQGTTFNLEYAWR